TACAGACCAATATGAAATAGGTCCCTTTGTTAGATTGGAATACGTATGTGGAAAAGTAAACTTACGAAGGGTGCTGTCTGTTGTATTCAAGGGATCGAAGAATTGCTTCCGGAATTGGCGGAGGTGTGGGAAGATGCGAGCCCGTGGGGTGAAAGCCATTTTCGTCAGCAGTGTAGGTGAGGGATATTTGTTGACCATCGGGTGCGCGATAGGAGAAACCGCCCTCGGCTGTGACCGCAGGTCCCTCGGAGCCAGCAGCGCGGGGAGATCCACTCTCATGGGCTGATATCCCAGTTGGTGTGTCATAActagaaaaagtttatatttaaatatagacgtGTTACATAAGTGTATGATATAAAGTGATGTGATAATGGTAAGATAAGATATTTTAGAagcttcaaaaataaaaaaaaagtgtcaaataaaagtcaatacacacacacatatcaATTATGAAATTGTAcagtgatattttaatattaatcgttTACTAGCAtgattaatactataataattttataaaaccaagTATATACTTGTTTTGAtagattatatatctatatatatatagggagtgaaataggggttggAAGTTtctatagaagtccgtcattttttaagttagaaacatttaactttatttttgaaatactgattaaaaatgagtaggtccgtatttaagcgtttctgcatattctatccctaaggggtgaaataatttttatttttaattaattcaaatagacTAGGATACGatgatttgaaaattatatggaaaaaataccatgaaataataaaaccaaaataaaaaagtacctttaattaaaaagttgcaCGAGCGATATCATTTccattctgacatttcaattCTGATTGCATCAGAATAAACCACACCTTCATATAAGGATAATACCTAATTCACAAGCTACACCATAAATAGTAATTTCTCAATTCACCTGAAGCGATAAGTCCCGTCGCCATTGTTGACATTCTCAAAATGGAAAGGCGCACCGCCTCCGTTACCACCGCTGTAACCTCCCTGCACCAAGTGATCCAGTCGAGCGCCGGACGCCATCACAGCCAAAGAAACTAAGACAATCTGgaatattcaaagaaaaaaaagtgaaaCTTCAAGTCGAATAGTACATTAATTTGAGATCATGAATAGAATTCAGAACAAAATATGGGCCACGAGTCACGAAACAAAGACttaaagaactaaaataaagtaaaaaattagtTCTATCTCGTACAAGATTCCTTTGCAGACTTATATTTCCTGACCTATTTTAAAGCACAAAAAACATGAAGTTtcacaatatattcatattaaagatACCTATATGTAATCACGATATGATGATGATACTCTAAAATCGTCAATGTTAAGTATCTTACCAGTTTattcatattgtttattaattttcgttTCGATAGTCGATCACACTTTGAACTCTTGCGTCGGAATACTGTCTACAGGGATGTTCACGTTATATATCTGAGTAAAATGCCCTTTCGGCAGGTTGCCTCACCTTGTGTGCATTGTTGAACTGCTTTGGAATGCAATGGTCCAATCCATAAACTGTAGCTTGTATCATAGCATAAACTAATGTTTTTACTgacttaacttattttatattacaaactttTATATAGCTTAACTTGTCAATACGTTTGGTTTAAATTttgcaattgaattttaaaccagttccaAATAGAGTTGAAAATTTGCACACAATTTTAGCACTACCTCACGCCAGCCAAACAAATTAGGATATGTCTAATAAAGTTAATAACCAAATTCACTTAAAACGTCGCTTGGGTTTTTTTACATATGCATAAatcgtatgtaaataaaactagaaaGTTGATTTTaacctaattttatttgtaaaatttacaagTATACGAGTATTATAAATTCTCCGTAGTTAGTAATTCTCAGTGCTACTGTTATAAGTTATGAAATTGAAACTCACGTGCCTCGGTAAATATATGAAACAGTTAGTACTATGCGTGATCTCTTTAGAGTTGTATCGTACCAGTATTATAAGTATGAAGGATAAACCTGTCTTTACGCACTCCCTTGTCCTCTAGTCGTATCTTGTCTGCAGTTATTTGGACCTTGACTGCCGTAGCCGAACAAATCTACTATATCTGCTACTCTAAAACCTTTAACACGTTATATAATAACTCTAAACCTTCATAATATACTAATGCGTTTTTAGCTCAAAACGTTTATCTATCCCCAAAAACGCATATGACCAAATTGATTCTCTTAcagatttttctttctttcattatttaaatcacaCTCAATGGGATGAAACGAATGAACTCTAAAAAGAAGGAACGCATTGGGTTCACACAATATTAATCCaccttatcatttaaaattttatttattacaaaatttttgtGCATAACCATTCTGGATTAGAAAACGAAGGCCATATAAAATCTATGACCCGGACCATgaaaaaatgaaactttataCACGTACTGAATGTATAGAACTCGGTCACTGCACTATCACTTATAGAACTGCAAATCAAAATTGTCCACTCCATAGTCCTGAACTTTCTGACAGATTCTTTCTGcagatatattatttgaaagtaTTGCTTACCGAACTTCGCCcagattatacattttttgatgTTACAGTAAAGATAACGtttgttttatagtaaaattgaaAGTCAGCCAGTCAGATCAATAAAGACACATTGAAAGTAGACTTTcacgtttaattattatagacgTAGTAAAgtgatttattgaaatatgtccgataaaactatttattatttgtgaaaTCAAGAAAAAAACCTGTAAATGTtatgcattttaaattattgaagctTATAGTTGCGCAATTAGTAATTGGTCGtcaaggaaaaaatatatttcccgTATTATTTCAAGTGGGGAAGTCTTAAATTGTTCacgagtaatttaaataatcttaactaCCAATATTCATTAGATTATTTTACTCGCTTAAATTTGTTATGCTGTCACCTAAAATTTTCCAGATGCACGTGGAAAAGCAGTAGAAAtccaattaaaatgaaactattataatatatttatattgattcgaGACTGCGTCACGCGCATCTGGTCAAAATAACCTATATAGCTTATTTTGACCCAGactatcataaaattaaactgaaaaCAGTTTTTGATAAATCAcagaataattcaatttatacacGTACTGAATGTAAGGAATCGGAAAATAGAATTATGACATTTGCACGTCTTGCTTTACGAAGTTCGcccaaattataatttatttggtgtCACATTAGGAGTTGGCAAGAATGTTGGGAATGCGTTACCCAAAATTCTTGCCAACCTCACGGAATTTATTCCAGGTAGAagcttttctaaaatatatgacacttcGAAGGCTGAAAGTTATTAGAAATGGCTCTTGTAGCGTTAACCTATTGCTCATAATGGGCAACATTAGCCAAACGttctttaaaaaattgaattacaaaCGGTAGTCATGCTCATTTTCTGGGGACATTCTGTAATGTTTGTTGGGTAtcaaataaaaccatttttttattatgggccacctgatggtaagtgatcaccaccgctcatagataatggcgctgtaaaaaattattaaccattccttacatcgccaatgcgccaccaaccttgggaactaagatgttatgtcccttgtgcctgcagttacactggcccactcaccattcaaaccggaatacaacaatactgagtactgttgtttggcggtagaatatctgatgagtacgtggtacctacccaggcgggcttgcacaaagccctaccgccaattttatctttatttccgCTACctcttgtattttaatttatttttatagggaGCATGAGATGCCCCGCCGCGCTCAGCTCGCCACGCCTACAGTACAAGGTGAGGAGACGATGTAAACTATTAAACGGAATGTTATCTTCATTCACTACTAAACACAATAGATACACAGTTCCActtcatatttcaatttatatgtacatttgcAGAGAtgcaaattctattttttaaatgctgTCCCTCTGTGTACATACTACGCtcaaacgattttaataaaacaggagtaaataaatgtattactcAAAAAATGACACGAACTACCTATTTCAACAAGGAAATTgatagttttcaattattatttttttacatttttaattctgcaaaaaaattacacataaataaatatatttgttttaattcaaatgaataatAAGCACATCTAgacttatatttgaattttttttaagataaataaatttgcagACAAACACCGAAggaaatttgattaaaaataatcgtttCTTTTGACTTTTTATAACTACTAACAAACTAATCAAAAACTATAGACTCATTCGAAATATTCCTAGCACTAAccacattacatacattataaaagcTCCAAACATTTTATCAGGTTTCATTGCATTACTACTGATCTGTATGATGTTTATTTACTCATTAatcaataatgatttataaataaggaaCTCACGACATATTACATAATTGAAACACGTGCGAGGAACAAATTTATAACGTCACTGGcaataaatcataattgttaTCTGTAACTATTGACATTTAATATCCCATATTAAAACTAGGTTACATTTACACTTCGTTAAAACCATAggtttgaaaatttaaacatgATATATTGTTATGAAACCAGTTCTAAAGTCAATTGTGCTAAAAAAGTAAGTTACCTCTAAATGATCCATTACTGTCTCCTCTCTAGAGGTGAAGAATTAGAGTTGATTCCAACACGCGAATGCAGCTTCGAGGATTCACATGAAAGGAGATAAAAGGAGAAAGATTTTCAGGTGACACGTAAaggtttccttacaatgttttctttgTCACAAAGGAgtgaacaataaaaacaaatttagacACGTGGAAATTCAGCTGTGCTAGCCCGCAACCTGCAATCTTCGTTTAGAATTCACGTTTGACTACTTAATCATCTCAgcaaattactaattaatataaatactaattaatataagtattagtaTAAGTATTTCATATACCTACCATAAATAATCAATAGATACAACATCGTGAAGCCACACTGATGGGTTTCCCAATTTCGTCCAAAATTTCAGAATTGTggttcaacggggaaatgcagTGCAACATGTATGTtatccttatttaaaaaaagtaaacaaactgAATTATATCTTGcaatacttatattttgatACTTAGACATACATTAGCTAATTAAGTTTTCTCCTGGTAGGCAACGATTATCTGCGGAGACTAGTCAACTGCgttggataaaatattatatctcataatccgatgagacatGATCGGAAAGAGTTTCGGCAAAAGACCAACGgtttatgtataattgtatggAAGTTCTTACGttaagaatcattaaaattttctacTCTGTGTGTATTCTGTAGTGAGTAGCTGCGTGCACTTAAGTTAccttatttatttgcaataaaattagcTATTCtacaattttcttaaaatgCCTTCGAGCGAGCAATAAATTTCAAACTATGTTCCCATTAATTTTCCTCCGCTAGGAAGCTCTCTTAACTATTGTATGTCCAATTTATGTAACTTTGTATTTTCAAGACTGGTTGCAATAaaaggttaataataatataattggttttgtttactttaaaacacacatataactataataaaactacAGCTATtcgaaataacaataatttgttacaattctttattcaaatattacttttatttaaaaaatctattatatatcatacgaccataaaagaaaaaacttcCTAATCTTCCTAACCGATACCTGTTAGCAGCCATTTTCAAAAGTGGGTAGCCAACTACGCATAAATTATATTGCTCA
This genomic stretch from Vanessa tameamea isolate UH-Manoa-2023 chromosome 9, ilVanTame1 primary haplotype, whole genome shotgun sequence harbors:
- the LOC113395079 gene encoding pupal cuticle protein 20-like, translated to MNKLIVLVSLAVMASGARLDHLVQGGYSGGNGGGAPFHFENVNNGDGTYRFSYDTPTGISAHESGSPRAAGSEGPAVTAEGGFSYRAPDGQQISLTYTADENGFHPTGSHLPTPPPIPEAILRSLEYNRQHPSNEGSYNSRRSSYY